In Pseudomonas asiatica, the following are encoded in one genomic region:
- a CDS encoding fimbrial protein encodes MKLLRLTLDRNLWLAGCSLALGLWTTAAQAGCAFDAGGSYMTYERDMGTFWVPRDAPVGTVIARGAMDTTNNEGAVINCFWNDLDIPTARLPNTAPVFSGSLPPIDGRNVDGYVMQTNVAGVGVYLELFDPFDGSAPNTFRPDHGRPTIPYTGTMASAGPFNLRISRLYGQAWLIKTGPIASGTQRIDGELFHGSIHHLGKVLEYRLRAEVNQAQCSLKADAVSADPVHLGDYKADDFKGVGTTTKPVPFHINLVDCKDASAPLPGTANVYIELDGIDGSKPTVPAQGRFSLTSASDADGVEIQLLRGDTSNPMPLQAEVRMKPVEIGITRLDFYARYYQSSPIVKPGSAEGALSFTVSYK; translated from the coding sequence ATGAAACTGCTCAGACTCACCCTGGACCGCAACCTGTGGCTCGCCGGTTGCAGCCTGGCCCTTGGGTTATGGACGACCGCCGCACAGGCAGGCTGCGCGTTTGATGCGGGCGGCAGCTACATGACCTACGAGCGCGACATGGGCACATTCTGGGTACCACGCGATGCGCCTGTCGGTACCGTCATCGCCCGCGGCGCAATGGACACGACAAACAATGAGGGCGCAGTCATCAATTGCTTCTGGAACGACCTCGACATACCTACCGCCCGCTTGCCCAACACCGCTCCGGTATTTTCTGGCAGCCTGCCACCTATAGATGGCAGGAACGTCGACGGCTATGTCATGCAGACCAATGTGGCGGGGGTGGGCGTGTACTTGGAATTGTTCGACCCTTTCGATGGCAGCGCCCCCAACACCTTTCGCCCGGACCATGGCAGGCCGACCATCCCTTATACCGGCACCATGGCCAGCGCCGGGCCATTCAACCTGAGAATTTCCAGGCTGTACGGCCAGGCATGGCTCATCAAGACAGGCCCGATCGCCTCAGGGACACAACGCATCGACGGTGAACTGTTCCATGGGTCCATCCATCACCTGGGCAAGGTCCTGGAGTATCGCCTGAGAGCGGAAGTCAACCAGGCACAATGCTCGCTGAAAGCCGATGCAGTCAGTGCCGACCCCGTACACTTGGGCGACTACAAGGCCGATGATTTCAAAGGGGTTGGCACAACGACGAAACCCGTCCCCTTCCACATCAACCTCGTTGACTGCAAAGATGCCAGCGCGCCCCTCCCCGGTACCGCCAATGTGTACATAGAGCTGGATGGTATCGATGGTTCGAAACCCACCGTACCCGCGCAAGGGCGCTTCAGCCTGACCAGCGCCTCGGACGCCGACGGGGTCGAAATCCAGTTGCTGCGCGGCGACACAAGCAACCCCATGCCCCTGCAAGCGGAAGTGCGCATGAAGCCCGTGGAAATCGGCATCACCCGCCTGGACTTTTACGCCCGCTACTACCAGAGCTCGCCGATAGTGAAGCCAGGTTCGGCCGAGGGAGCACTGAGCTTTACCGTAAGCTACAAATGA
- a CDS encoding fimbria/pilus outer membrane usher protein, protein MSLALGYLGNRRSRLEASVYQNVGDRSSLSLTFSQDTYWQTNYQRRQYQLQYNTQLGKVGVNLFATQALDTSNHASRSFGLSLNLPLDFRRQQQASFDLRHENGHYSERASLNGGLLDSRLSYNTALTNDNQGRKSAALSMAYQGSQASIGMGYTEASDYRSLSLNASGAVLLHDEGVAFGSHLGETMALVHVPGVPGVGVQNTPAARTNAEGYALIPYLRPYRLNNLVLQTDDLSPEVVIGNASQQVVPRRGAVMKASFNAEHVSRLVLTLLQANGAPVPFGAQVVDADGVTLGVVGQAGQALVSARRAGHQQIQVIWGGAGDDVCQLSIDPQALEQDGGYRLKTLNCPLPQAGASAALPDEKPQETLL, encoded by the coding sequence TTGAGCCTGGCGTTGGGGTACCTTGGCAACCGCCGTAGCCGACTGGAAGCTTCGGTCTACCAGAACGTAGGTGACCGCAGTTCGCTGAGTCTGACCTTCTCCCAGGACACCTACTGGCAAACCAATTACCAGCGCCGCCAGTACCAGTTGCAGTACAACACGCAACTGGGCAAGGTGGGGGTCAACCTGTTCGCCACCCAAGCCCTGGACACCAGCAACCACGCTAGCCGCTCTTTCGGCCTGAGCCTGAACCTGCCGCTGGACTTTCGCCGCCAGCAACAGGCCAGCTTCGACCTGCGCCATGAGAATGGCCACTACAGTGAACGGGCCAGCCTGAACGGCGGCTTGCTGGACAGCCGGCTCAGCTACAACACCGCACTGACCAATGATAACCAAGGGCGCAAGAGCGCCGCGCTGTCCATGGCCTATCAGGGCAGCCAGGCCAGTATTGGCATGGGCTATACCGAAGCCAGCGATTATCGCAGCCTGTCGTTGAATGCCAGTGGTGCCGTGCTGCTGCATGACGAGGGTGTGGCCTTCGGTAGCCATCTGGGGGAAACCATGGCGCTGGTTCATGTACCCGGCGTGCCAGGCGTTGGTGTACAGAACACCCCGGCGGCGCGTACCAATGCCGAAGGCTATGCATTGATCCCGTACCTGCGCCCCTACCGGCTCAATAATCTGGTGCTGCAGACCGACGACCTTTCACCAGAGGTGGTGATTGGCAATGCCAGCCAACAAGTCGTGCCACGGCGCGGTGCGGTGATGAAGGCATCGTTCAATGCCGAGCATGTATCCCGCCTGGTGCTTACGCTGCTACAGGCCAATGGCGCCCCCGTGCCATTCGGTGCCCAGGTAGTCGATGCCGATGGCGTGACGCTAGGGGTCGTCGGCCAGGCAGGCCAGGCCCTGGTGTCGGCGCGCAGGGCCGGTCACCAGCAGATACAGGTGATCTGGGGCGGTGCCGGTGACGACGTCTGCCAACTGAGCATCGACCCGCAAGCCCTCGAACAGGACGGCGGTTACCGCCTGAAAACCTTGAATTGCCCACTTCCCCAGGCGGGCGCAAGCGCAGCCCTGCCTGACGAAAAACCCCAGGAAACTCTTTTATGA
- a CDS encoding PA2817 family protein produces MANPHLEYHLQLLNHLRTILVALGEAEQVPEESHTLFLERFDELLTLLPQDPLESQYLGQDLICQVIQRYPQIAHLVPRDLLWFFGGDCLHYMPDEELDLYQQLEERRYEAEQSGEAFDWHQQKRLMSQAHGDNTQH; encoded by the coding sequence ATGGCCAACCCCCACCTGGAATACCACCTGCAACTGCTGAACCACCTGCGTACCATTCTGGTGGCTCTGGGTGAAGCCGAGCAGGTACCGGAGGAAAGCCACACCCTGTTTCTCGAGCGTTTCGACGAATTGCTGACCCTGCTACCGCAGGACCCGCTGGAAAGCCAGTACCTGGGCCAGGACCTGATCTGCCAGGTGATCCAGCGCTACCCGCAAATCGCCCACCTGGTGCCACGCGACCTGCTGTGGTTCTTCGGGGGTGACTGCCTGCACTACATGCCCGACGAAGAGCTGGACCTGTACCAGCAGCTGGAAGAACGTCGTTACGAAGCCGAGCAGAGCGGCGAAGCGTTCGACTGGCACCAGCAGAAGCGATTGATGAGCCAAGCTCATGGCGACAATACCCAGCACTGA
- a CDS encoding acyl-CoA dehydrogenase → MLLLWLVVLVIGAAYLTHRRLAPLQILGIMAAYVLLMGIFSSAPGWLLTLIWIVLALKVALVALPEWRRKVFTGPVFKWFQRTLPPMSQTEREAIDAGTVWWDGELFSGRPDWRTLLAYPAPQLTEEEQAFIDGPTEQLCAMVSDWQIGQDMDLPPEAWAHIKQNGFFALIIPKEYGGKGFSAYAHSQVAMKLATRSGDLASTVMVPNSLGPAELLLHYGTDEQRNHYLPRLARGDEIPCFALTGPLAGSDAGAMPDTGVVCKGQWNGEEVIGLRLNWEKRYITLGPVATLLGLAFKAYDPDHLLGEQEELGISLALIPTDTPGVEIGKRHLPLGAAFMNGPNSGKDVFVPLDFLIGGQAMLGKGWMMLMNCLSVGRSISLPAVGTGAAKYTSLVTGQYANIREQFNVPLAAFEGIQESLARIGGNAWLMDSARLLTAKAVDLGEKPSVLSAILKYHLTERGRECIQHAMDVHGGKAIIMGPNNYLGRNWQGAPIFITVEGANILSRNLMIFGQGAIRCHPFVLKEMALAGREDRDQALREFDYLLMKHIMFAAGNAASTLILSLGLGRLESVPGDALSQGYFRALNRQAAAFAMLADLSMMLLGGALKRRERLSARLGDVLSYLYLASAALKRYHDLGSPEHMQPLLRWAMEESLGQAETALDRLLDNFPNRFVGCALRILVFPFGRRHTGPSDELDAEVAALIGRSKGDPALEELLAGCFRPQGEGDPVAALQRACDLLDETVPLYKALHQAIKEGKVQPAPGQSLIDAAVEHGALQPTEGQRLREAEQARRAIIDVDAFDKTQLLLGQGKVR, encoded by the coding sequence CAGCGCACCCTGCCGCCGATGTCGCAGACCGAGCGCGAGGCGATCGACGCCGGCACCGTGTGGTGGGACGGCGAACTGTTCAGCGGCCGTCCCGATTGGCGCACCCTGCTCGCCTACCCGGCTCCACAGCTGACCGAAGAAGAACAGGCATTCATCGACGGCCCGACGGAACAACTGTGCGCCATGGTCAGCGACTGGCAGATCGGCCAGGACATGGACCTGCCGCCCGAAGCCTGGGCGCATATCAAGCAGAATGGCTTCTTCGCCCTGATAATTCCCAAGGAGTACGGCGGCAAAGGCTTTTCGGCATACGCCCACTCCCAGGTGGCGATGAAACTGGCTACCCGCAGCGGCGACCTGGCTTCCACCGTGATGGTGCCCAACTCGCTCGGCCCGGCCGAACTGCTGTTGCATTACGGCACTGACGAACAACGCAACCACTACCTGCCACGCCTGGCGCGTGGCGATGAAATCCCCTGCTTCGCCCTCACCGGCCCGCTGGCAGGCTCCGACGCAGGCGCCATGCCTGACACCGGGGTGGTCTGCAAAGGGCAATGGAACGGCGAAGAGGTCATCGGCCTGCGGCTGAACTGGGAAAAGCGCTATATCACCCTCGGTCCCGTCGCCACCCTGCTGGGCCTGGCGTTCAAGGCCTACGACCCGGACCACCTGTTGGGCGAGCAGGAAGAACTGGGTATCAGCCTGGCGCTGATCCCTACCGACACGCCCGGCGTCGAAATCGGCAAGCGCCACCTGCCACTGGGCGCCGCGTTCATGAACGGCCCCAACAGCGGCAAGGACGTATTCGTGCCGCTGGATTTCCTCATCGGTGGCCAGGCCATGCTCGGCAAGGGCTGGATGATGCTGATGAACTGCCTGTCGGTAGGCCGCTCCATCTCCCTGCCGGCCGTGGGCACTGGCGCTGCCAAATACACCAGTCTGGTCACCGGCCAGTACGCCAACATCCGCGAACAGTTCAATGTTCCGCTGGCTGCCTTCGAAGGCATCCAGGAGTCGCTGGCACGCATCGGCGGCAACGCCTGGCTGATGGACAGCGCGCGGCTGCTGACCGCCAAGGCCGTGGACCTGGGCGAGAAGCCTTCGGTGCTGTCGGCGATCCTCAAGTACCACCTCACCGAGCGTGGCCGCGAGTGCATCCAGCACGCCATGGATGTACACGGCGGCAAGGCCATCATCATGGGCCCGAACAACTACCTGGGCCGTAACTGGCAAGGGGCGCCGATCTTCATCACCGTCGAGGGGGCGAACATTCTTTCGCGCAACCTGATGATCTTCGGCCAGGGCGCCATCCGTTGCCACCCGTTCGTGCTCAAGGAAATGGCCTTGGCCGGGCGCGAGGACCGCGATCAGGCATTGAGGGAATTCGATTACCTGCTGATGAAACACATCATGTTCGCCGCCGGCAATGCGGCCAGCACACTCATACTCAGCCTGGGGCTGGGGCGACTGGAATCCGTGCCCGGCGATGCCCTGAGCCAAGGCTACTTCCGTGCACTCAACCGCCAGGCAGCGGCCTTCGCCATGCTGGCTGACCTGTCGATGATGCTGCTGGGCGGCGCACTGAAACGCCGCGAACGGCTGAGCGCAAGGCTGGGGGATGTGCTGAGTTACCTGTACCTGGCCAGCGCCGCGCTCAAGCGCTATCACGACCTGGGCTCACCGGAACACATGCAGCCCTTGCTGCGCTGGGCGATGGAGGAAAGCCTGGGCCAGGCGGAAACAGCCCTGGACCGGCTGCTCGACAACTTCCCTAACCGCTTTGTCGGCTGCGCGTTGCGGATACTGGTGTTCCCCTTCGGCCGCCGTCATACCGGGCCGAGCGATGAACTGGATGCAGAGGTGGCGGCGCTGATCGGCCGCAGCAAGGGCGACCCGGCGCTGGAAGAGCTGCTTGCTGGTTGCTTCAGGCCGCAGGGCGAGGGCGACCCGGTGGCAGCGCTGCAACGGGCTTGCGACTTGCTGGATGAAACCGTGCCACTGTACAAGGCACTTCATCAGGCGATCAAGGAGGGCAAGGTGCAGCCGGCACCAGGGCAGTCGCTGATCGATGCGGCAGTCGAGCATGGTGCACTGCAGCCGACCGAGGGGCAACGATTGCGTGAAGCCGAGCAAGCCCGCCGCGCGATCATCGATGTGGACGCCTTCGACAAAACGCAGTTGCTACTGGGGCAGGGCAAGGTACGTTGA
- a CDS encoding autotransporter outer membrane beta-barrel domain-containing protein, with amino-acid sequence MNDVAVGTGAHLNMQASTIEAQRADGVDLVAGASASIAGNSRVVSDRFGLRLQHDGSTGASALVSDSHVEGGRAGALVSAASRLVLQGSTLVGNGTAPAAQLFGNAELSAQGSSVVGATDGLLVLADPTFSGAARINLVGSRVEGQDGSAIVVGHSLIGPTKADIVVASGSSLVASNGNLLEVVGGSEATMTVDNSHLVGDVRVEAGSSAALILDNQASLTGHLENVAGLTLNNQARWNMVQSSQVGSLAMNGGVVRFGEPGQYQRLTLGTLAGSGTFIMDADFTTGATDFLEVGNATGSHSLLVGSSGADPVSENALHLVHAAAGDASFSLVNGPVDLGAFSYELVQRGNDWFLDGTRKVISPGTASVLALFNTAPTVWYGELTTLRSRMGELRLDERKAGGWARAYGNKYQVSDNAGSPYSQVQRGFSIGVDAPLPFGDGQWLAGVMAGHSSSDLDLIRGSSAEVKSYYLGLYATWLDAQSGYYFDGVMKANRFDNSAKVALSDGQRSKGDYDNLGLGMSAEFGRNIDLGQGYFVEPYTQWAMVTIQGKDYHLDNGLKAQGDDTRSLLGKAGATVGRTVQLGKGRQVQPYVRLAYAHEFVGSNEVKVNDNRFDNDLSGSRAEFGMGVAISLNERMQLHADFDYANGEKIEQPWGANVGFRYSW; translated from the coding sequence ATGAATGATGTTGCTGTCGGTACTGGTGCGCACCTGAACATGCAAGCCAGCACGATCGAGGCCCAACGGGCGGATGGTGTCGATCTGGTGGCGGGCGCCTCTGCCAGCATCGCCGGCAACTCTCGGGTGGTCAGTGACCGCTTTGGCTTACGCTTGCAGCATGATGGCAGCACAGGTGCTTCGGCCTTGGTCTCCGACAGCCATGTCGAGGGTGGCAGGGCCGGGGCTCTGGTGTCCGCCGCATCACGTCTGGTGCTGCAGGGCAGCACGCTGGTTGGCAACGGCACGGCACCGGCAGCCCAGTTGTTTGGCAACGCCGAGCTTTCGGCACAGGGCAGCTCGGTGGTTGGCGCCACTGACGGCTTGCTGGTACTTGCCGACCCCACGTTCTCGGGGGCCGCCAGGATCAACTTGGTTGGCTCGCGGGTCGAGGGCCAGGATGGTTCGGCGATTGTCGTGGGGCACTCCCTGATCGGCCCGACCAAGGCGGACATCGTCGTTGCCAGTGGTTCGAGCCTGGTGGCGAGCAACGGTAACCTGCTTGAAGTGGTGGGAGGGTCCGAGGCCACCATGACTGTGGACAATAGCCACCTGGTAGGGGATGTACGGGTCGAGGCAGGTTCCAGTGCGGCCCTGATCCTGGACAATCAGGCCAGCCTGACCGGGCACCTGGAGAACGTGGCCGGTTTGACTTTGAACAACCAGGCGCGCTGGAACATGGTACAGAGCAGTCAGGTTGGCAGCCTGGCCATGAATGGTGGCGTGGTCCGTTTCGGTGAGCCAGGGCAGTACCAGCGCTTGACGCTGGGTACGCTGGCCGGTAGCGGTACCTTCATCATGGATGCTGACTTCACAACCGGTGCGACAGACTTCCTTGAAGTAGGCAACGCTACCGGTAGCCATAGCCTGCTGGTGGGTAGCAGTGGTGCGGACCCCGTGAGTGAGAACGCCCTTCACCTGGTGCATGCGGCAGCAGGTGATGCCAGCTTCTCTCTGGTTAATGGCCCGGTGGATCTCGGTGCATTTTCCTACGAGTTGGTACAGCGTGGTAACGATTGGTTCCTTGATGGTACGCGTAAAGTGATCAGCCCTGGCACTGCATCGGTGCTGGCGCTGTTCAATACCGCGCCCACCGTTTGGTACGGTGAATTGACCACCTTGCGCAGCCGTATGGGCGAATTACGCCTGGATGAGCGCAAGGCAGGGGGATGGGCGAGGGCTTATGGCAACAAGTACCAGGTTTCGGACAATGCGGGCAGCCCCTACAGCCAGGTGCAGCGTGGGTTCTCGATCGGGGTTGATGCGCCACTTCCATTCGGTGACGGCCAGTGGCTGGCCGGTGTAATGGCGGGCCACAGCTCATCTGACCTGGACCTGATTCGCGGCAGCTCCGCTGAGGTCAAGAGCTATTATCTGGGGCTTTACGCCACCTGGCTCGATGCACAAAGTGGCTACTACTTCGATGGTGTGATGAAGGCCAACCGTTTCGATAACAGTGCCAAGGTTGCTCTCAGTGATGGCCAGCGCAGCAAAGGTGACTATGACAACCTGGGCCTGGGCATGTCCGCAGAGTTCGGGCGCAACATCGACCTGGGACAGGGTTACTTTGTCGAGCCCTACACCCAATGGGCCATGGTCACGATCCAGGGTAAGGATTATCACCTGGACAATGGCCTGAAGGCTCAGGGTGACGATACCCGTTCGCTGCTTGGAAAGGCCGGGGCAACAGTGGGGCGTACCGTGCAGCTTGGCAAAGGGCGGCAGGTGCAGCCCTACGTACGTCTTGCCTACGCCCACGAATTCGTCGGCAGCAATGAGGTCAAGGTCAACGACAATCGGTTCGATAACGATCTGTCGGGCTCGCGCGCCGAATTCGGCATGGGTGTCGCCATCAGTTTGAACGAGCGCATGCAACTGCATGCCGATTTCGATTACGCCAACGGAGAAAAGATCGAGCAGCCGTGGGGGGCTAATGTCGGGTTCCGGTACAGCTGGTGA
- a CDS encoding fimbrial protein, whose product MKKTLLAIAFGLASSTAFADTGTITFAGSIKPGGTCPIDLVIPGTGTSIPRLEMGSLRAEDFPATGSKSKLVRFALKVTPGAGCVVGTQDGYVTYKPVYDTAGTKLYGLDRIDPDAAKGIALAILDRAQNYVEPNKESIAYPLDDTLPSEMDFFAHYESTANTVEPGHANVLVEYTFALK is encoded by the coding sequence ATGAAAAAAACCCTTCTCGCCATCGCCTTTGGCCTGGCAAGCAGCACAGCATTTGCAGATACAGGCACGATCACCTTCGCCGGCTCGATCAAACCCGGTGGTACCTGCCCTATCGACCTGGTCATCCCAGGAACCGGAACCAGCATCCCCAGGCTTGAAATGGGCAGCCTGCGAGCGGAGGACTTCCCAGCTACAGGTAGCAAGTCCAAGCTGGTTCGTTTCGCCTTGAAGGTCACGCCAGGTGCCGGCTGTGTGGTCGGCACTCAAGATGGCTATGTCACGTACAAGCCCGTTTACGATACAGCAGGTACAAAGCTATATGGCCTTGACAGAATCGACCCGGATGCCGCGAAAGGAATAGCGCTTGCCATCCTGGATAGAGCACAAAACTACGTGGAGCCCAATAAGGAATCCATCGCGTATCCGCTCGACGATACCCTGCCCTCGGAGATGGACTTCTTTGCACACTACGAGTCCACCGCCAACACCGTAGAGCCTGGCCACGCAAACGTCCTGGTCGAATACACGTTCGCGCTCAAGTAG
- a CDS encoding fimbrial biogenesis chaperone produces MRHPTSSKFNLTSAYALAICMLLLAPFSANAALTISSTRIIQPSDRQSTSIVVANPSNRAYAAQAWINTEADDSTTAVPLIASPALFRIDPGSEQTVQLNRLPNDLPKDRESLFFFNLQEIPQANDKPDNVLNIALRTRIKVFFRPSQLKGRPQNHLKNLTWSVQSIDGKPHLVVDNPSPYYFTFNQLTLISPKGSEKIDARKMAIPLGRQTYPLKTLSAQGNLKVDFTTINDYGAITPAMSSPARRS; encoded by the coding sequence ATGCGCCATCCGACTTCAAGCAAGTTCAACCTGACCTCGGCCTATGCCCTGGCCATCTGCATGCTCCTGCTCGCCCCCTTCAGCGCCAATGCCGCCCTGACCATCAGCTCCACCCGTATCATCCAACCCAGTGACCGACAAAGCACCAGCATCGTCGTGGCCAACCCAAGCAACCGGGCTTATGCCGCACAAGCCTGGATCAATACTGAAGCCGATGACAGCACCACTGCGGTCCCCTTGATTGCCTCGCCAGCGCTATTCCGCATCGACCCGGGCAGCGAGCAGACCGTGCAGCTCAACCGCCTGCCGAATGACTTGCCAAAAGACCGCGAGTCACTGTTCTTCTTCAACCTGCAGGAAATCCCGCAAGCCAACGATAAACCTGACAATGTGCTGAACATCGCCCTGCGCACACGCATCAAGGTTTTCTTCCGCCCCAGCCAGCTAAAGGGTCGCCCACAGAATCATCTAAAAAACCTCACTTGGTCCGTGCAATCCATAGACGGCAAGCCGCACCTGGTGGTGGACAACCCTTCTCCCTACTACTTCACCTTCAACCAGCTGACCCTCATCAGCCCCAAGGGCAGCGAAAAAATCGATGCCAGGAAAATGGCCATCCCGCTGGGTAGGCAAACCTATCCGCTGAAAACACTGTCAGCCCAGGGCAACCTGAAGGTCGATTTCACCACCATCAATGACTACGGCGCCATAACGCCAGCAATGTCCAGCCCGGCAAGGCGCTCATGA